Within Burkholderia cepacia GG4, the genomic segment GGGCGGTAGCAATGGGTCGGCGCTAGCGCGCGATGCCGGATGGCGGTGCATGGCGGACGTCGAGCCGTTCGGGCCACGTGGCAGCATGGTGTGCCCAACGGGGTCCGGGCGATCGGACGGGGCGAGCCGGTCGGAGGTGAATTCCGCGCGATCCGCCCCGGTGTGCATGCAGGCCGATCGGGCCGACGCTGTGCGGCGTGATGAGCGCCGCGCCGCGCTGCGTGTTGCGATGCCCGGCCAGTCGAACGGCCGTGACACGCAAAAGGAGGCTTGAGGAGCGGAGCGCCGGCCGGCGTCGATGCGGCCGGCCGGAGTGGGGCAGCGTGCGGAACGCTGCCCGATGTGGGGGCTTACACGAGGCCCGTCGTGTAGTACACGGCGATCACGAAGAACACCGCGAGCGTCTTGATCACGGTGACCGCGAAGATGTCGCGATACGACTCGCGGTGCGTGAGGCCCGTGACCGCGAGCAGCGTGATGACCGCGCCGTTGTGCGGCAGCGTGTCCATGCCGCCGCTGGCCATCGCGACGACCCGGTGCAGCACGTCCATCGGAATGTTGGCTGCCTGCGCGCCCTTGATGAACAGGTCCGACATCGCGGCGAGCGCGATGCTCATGCCGCCCGACGCCGAACCGGTGATGCCGGCGAGCGAGCTGACCGACACGGCCGCGTTCACGAGCGGGTTCGGAATGCTCTTCAGCGCGTCGCTGACGACGAGGAAGCCCGGCAGCGCGGCGATCACGCCGCCGAAACCGTATTCCGACGCCGTGTTCATCGCGGCGAGCAGCGCGCCGCCGACGGCGGCCTTCGAGCCGGCCGCGAAGCGGTCGCTGACGCGCTTGAACGCGGTCAGGACGACCAGCACGATACCGAGCAGCAGCGCGGCCTCGACCGACCAGATCGCGACGACGGTCTTGATCGACGTCGTGACCGGCGTGTGCACGCCGGGCAGCACGTCCGGCGCAACCGTGTACGACGCGGCCCCGTACCACTGCGGGATCAGCTTGGTGAACGTGAAGTTCGACGCACCGACGAGGATCAGCGGCAGGATCGCCAGCGCAGGATGCGGCAGTGCCGTCGCTTCGACGCGCTCCGGTTCGTTGATGAGCGACGTGCCGTAGCCTTCGCCCTTCGCCATCGCCGAACGGCGGCGCCATTCCAGGTACGCGAGGCCGACGACGATGATGAACAGCGAGCCGATCGTGCCGAGCGCGGGAGCGGCCCAGGCGGTCGTCTTGAAGAACGTGGTCGGGATGATGTTCTGGATCTGCGGCGTGCCGGGCAGCGAATCCATCGTGAACGAGAACGCGCCGAGCGCGATCGCACCGGGCATCAGCCGCTTCGGAATGTTGCTCTGGCGATAGAGTTCGGCCGCGAACGGATACACCGCGAACACCACGACGAACAGCGACACGCCGCCATAGGTGAGCAGCGCGCACACCGCGACGATCACCGCATTCGCACGCGAGCGGCCGATGTAGCGGATCGCCGCATGGACGATCGACTCGGAGAACCCGGACAGTTCGATCACCTTGCCGAACACGGCACCGAGCATGAACACCGGGAAGTACAGTTTGACGAAGCCGACCATCTTCTCCATGAAGATGCCGGAGAAGACCGGTGCGACGGCGGCGGGTTCGATCAGCAGGACCGCGCCGAGCGCGGCGATCGGCGCGAACAGGATCACGCTGTAGCCGCGATACGCGGCGAACATCAGGAACGCCAGCGCGGCGAGGACGATCACGAAAGACAAGGGAGTCTCCTAATGGCTTTGAATGGCTTTGGTTGTTGTTCGATCGCGGGACGCGCCGCGGACCGGCTCAGGTTCGTGCAGGTTTCGTGCCATCGGCCGGATTGCGCCGCCGGACATGGGTCCGACGCAGGCCGGCGGGCCCGCGCCGGCGAATGTCTGATGATTCTACATAAAACGTCTCCATTCGGAGACGATCCGGCCGCCCGGGACGCCCGATGAAGCACGCAGGGCTTTCCCGGACAAGCCATTCCCGCGTGTCTCCGAAATGAGATAATCCGTCTCGTTCTGGAGACATCCGGCCAAGCATACGCGGAGACGACGACACGATGATGAACGACTGGGCCCGCCTGCCCGTCAATTACGGCGACGTGCTGCGGCGTGCCGCCGAGTCGCTGTTTCGGACCTTCGAAGATTCGAGTGCGGGCACGGTGGTCGTCGATCGCGATGCGCGCGTCGTGTGGATGAACGAGCGTTACGCGGCGCGCTTCGGGTTCGCCGATCCGCAGCAGGCGGTCGGCCTCGACTGCGAGGCCGTGATTCCGAACAGCCTGATGCGCGAGGTCGTGTCGAGCGGACAGCCGATCCTGCTCGACATCATGGAGACCGGCCGCGAGCCGCTGGTCGTCACGCGCCTGCCGCTGAAGAACGAGGCGGGCGAGACGGTCGGCGCGATCGGCTTCGCGCTGTTCGACCAGTTGAAGACGCTCACGCCGATCTTTTCCCGCTACGCGCAGCTTCAGCAGCAGCTGATCGCGACGCAGCGTTCGCTTGCGCAGGCGCGCCGTGCGAAATACACGTTCGCGAGCTTCGTCGGCACGAGTGCCGCGAGCCTCGAAACCAAACGGCAGGCGCGCCGCGCCGCGCAGGTCGATTCGCCGGTCCTGCTGCTCGGCGAAACGGGCACCGGCAAGGAACTGCTCGCGCATGCGATCCACGCAGCTTCGGCGCGCGCGCTCCAGCCGCTCGTGACCGTCAACGTCGCCGCGATTCCCGACACGCTGCTCGAAACCGAATTCTTCGGCGCGGCGCCGGGTGCGTATACCGGTGCCGATCGCAAGGGGCGCGTCGGCAAGTTCGAGCTGGCCGACCGCGGCACGTTGTTTCTCGACGAGATCGGCGACATGCCGTTGCCGCTGCAGGGCAAGCTGCTGCGCGTGCTGCAGGACAAGGAGTTCGAACCGGTCGGCTCGAACCGGATCGTGCGCGCGGACGTCCGGATCATCGCCGCGACGTCGGCCGACCTGCCCGCGCTGGTCGCGGACGGGCGCTTTCGTGCGGATCTCTACTACCGGCTCAATGTGCTGACGATCCATGCACCGCCGCTGCGCAAGCGAGCGTCGGACATCGCGGCGCTCGTGTACGCGACGCTCGAGGAACTCGCCGCGCAGCACGGCCGCGCCGCGCACTGCGAACTGACCGACGATGCGCTGCGGATGCTGTGTGCGTACCCGTGGCCCGGCAATGTGCGCGAGCTGCGCAACACGCTCGAACGTGCGCTGATGTTGTCGGACCGCACGGTGATCGATGCGGGTGCGCTCGCGCCGTTCCTCGGGCCGGTGCGTGTCGCGCCGGACAGCATGCCGGCGGGCATGCGGACTGCTCCGTCTCAGGTCGGCCGGGACGCGGGCGACGCGCCGGGTGCATCTGGTGCGCCAGTCGTTTCGTATACCGATGCATTGGCCGCGTGGGAGCGCCAGTTCCTGATCGACGCACTCGCGGCGTGCGACGGGAAGGTCGTGGAAG encodes:
- a CDS encoding GntP family permease, whose product is MSFVIVLAALAFLMFAAYRGYSVILFAPIAALGAVLLIEPAAVAPVFSGIFMEKMVGFVKLYFPVFMLGAVFGKVIELSGFSESIVHAAIRYIGRSRANAVIVAVCALLTYGGVSLFVVVFAVYPFAAELYRQSNIPKRLMPGAIALGAFSFTMDSLPGTPQIQNIIPTTFFKTTAWAAPALGTIGSLFIIVVGLAYLEWRRRSAMAKGEGYGTSLINEPERVEATALPHPALAILPLILVGASNFTFTKLIPQWYGAASYTVAPDVLPGVHTPVTTSIKTVVAIWSVEAALLLGIVLVVLTAFKRVSDRFAAGSKAAVGGALLAAMNTASEYGFGGVIAALPGFLVVSDALKSIPNPLVNAAVSVSSLAGITGSASGGMSIALAAMSDLFIKGAQAANIPMDVLHRVVAMASGGMDTLPHNGAVITLLAVTGLTHRESYRDIFAVTVIKTLAVFFVIAVYYTTGLV
- a CDS encoding sigma-54 interaction domain-containing protein encodes the protein MMNDWARLPVNYGDVLRRAAESLFRTFEDSSAGTVVVDRDARVVWMNERYAARFGFADPQQAVGLDCEAVIPNSLMREVVSSGQPILLDIMETGREPLVVTRLPLKNEAGETVGAIGFALFDQLKTLTPIFSRYAQLQQQLIATQRSLAQARRAKYTFASFVGTSAASLETKRQARRAAQVDSPVLLLGETGTGKELLAHAIHAASARALQPLVTVNVAAIPDTLLETEFFGAAPGAYTGADRKGRVGKFELADRGTLFLDEIGDMPLPLQGKLLRVLQDKEFEPVGSNRIVRADVRIIAATSADLPALVADGRFRADLYYRLNVLTIHAPPLRKRASDIAALVYATLEELAAQHGRAAHCELTDDALRMLCAYPWPGNVRELRNTLERALMLSDRTVIDAGALAPFLGPVRVAPDSMPAGMRTAPSQVGRDAGDAPGASGAPVVSYTDALAAWERQFLIDALAACDGKVVEAAARIGIGRATLYKKLAALGIDR